A genomic window from Silene latifolia isolate original U9 population chromosome Y, ASM4854445v1, whole genome shotgun sequence includes:
- the LOC141631662 gene encoding uncharacterized protein LOC141631662 produces MEILSRSLRVLCLQPLVSYHPKCSQLGLTHLIFADDLMVFVRGDVPSVLAVQQALASFASISGLHANVDKTQIYFGGVAQEVRAAILTTTGFSEGSFPFRYLGLSLGPSRYSVSMYDSLILKIQTKLQHWSAKSLTYAGKAQLLDVVIFGIENFWCSSVLLPKTVLHQVNHLSRNFFWGIKDGERKMQFKSWNTICAPWHKGGFNIKNVQVWNIALLLNWIWKFSNGSNSLWVNWHKKYVLKTDTIWSLTSKDQFSSSFKGILAARDVFLTKTGSPQVAEGLLDSWVAGGKLTISKVYEFLLDAPQQEDWFSVFFHQSIVPSHRVAALLAAQRKLATVDNLQHRGFQIVSRCSLCKLDLDTHQHLFFSCPFSQAVWTALAQWQHLSLSHFDLLDLMQWSYGSQNGWAAAWFRTTLAAATYGIWMERNRRIFMNQEGTVQIVVNRVKYNVAVRLYMNPRFSKFVSQLSD; encoded by the coding sequence ATGGAAATCTTATCTAGATCTCTTAGAGTTCTTTGTCTTCAACCTTTGGTTTCTTACCATCCAAAATGTAGTCAGCTGGGTCTGACCCATCTtatttttgctgatgatttaatgGTGTTTGTTCGTGGGGATGTGCCTTCAGTGTTGGCTGTGCAGCAAGCCTTAGCTTCCTTTGCTTCTATTTCTGGTCTTCATGCTAATGTGGATAAAACTCAAATATATTTTGGTGGAGTAGCTCAGGAGGTTAGAGCTGCCATTCTGACTACTACTGGATTTTCTGAAGGAAGCTTTCCCTTTCGTTATCTGGGGTTGTCTCTTGGTCCTTCCAGGTATTCAGTGAGTATGTATGATTCTTTGATTCTTAAGATCCAGACCAAGTTGCAGCATTGGTCAGCTAAGTCTCTTACTTATGCTGGTAAGGCTCAACTTTTGGATGTTGTCATCTTTGGAATTGAGAATTTTTGGTGTTCAAGTGTTCTCTTGCCTAAAACTGTGTTACATCAGGTCAATCACTTAAGTAGGAATTTTTTCTGGGGCATTAAGGATGGGGAAAGAAAGATGCAGTTTAAAAGTTGGAATACTATTTGTGCTCCTTGGCATAAAGGTGGTTTTAACATAAAGAATGTGCAAGTATGGAATATAGCTTTGTTGCTTAACTGGATTTGGAAGTTCTCTAATGGTTCAAATAGTCTGTGGGTTAACTGGCATAAGAAGTATGTTCTGAAAACTGATACCATTTGGTCTCTTACTTCTAAAGATCAGTTTTCCTCTAGTTTCAAAGGAATTTTGGCTGCCAGGGATGTCTTTCTCACTAAAACTGGCTCTCCCCAAGTTGCAGAGGGTTTGCTTGACTCTTGGGTTGCAGGTGGTAAGCTTACTATCAGCAAAGTTTATGAGTTTTTGCTTGATGCTCCTCAGCAGGAGGATTGGTTTTCTGTGTTCTTTCATCAAAGCATTGTCCCTAGTCATAGGGTGGCTGCTCTTCTTGCTGCTCAAAGAAAGTTGGCAACAGTCGATAATCTGCAGCATAGAGGCTTCCAAATTGTTAGCAGGTGCAGTCTTTGTAAGCTAGATCTGGACACTCATCAGCATTTGTTTTTCAGCTGCCCATTTTCTCAAGCAGTCTGGACAGCATTGGCTCAGTGGCAGCATTTATCTCTCAGTCATTTTGACTTGCTTGATCTAATGCAATGGAGTTATGGTTCCCAGAATGGATGGGCAGCAGCTTGGTTTCGAACTACTCTTGCTGCTGCTACTTATGGTATTTGGATGGAGAGAAATAGGCGCATCTTTATGAATCAAGAAGGAACTGTTCAAATAGTGGTGAATAGAGTTAAGTATAATGTTGCAGTCCGTTTGTATATGAATCCTAGATTTTCCAAATTTGTTTCTCAACTTAGTGATTAG
- the LOC141631661 gene encoding uncharacterized protein LOC141631661: MVEVRVGHSLPNYVEFVDEMGHLVKQQVFYKWKLVICATCTWIGHETGVYKKQKPKKVQKPVQKVWVPKVHVHVTKPQVQVSQKENPEVLPTLDPSAVVTPMPYQGSVLNSVTPARILVNVVRRENGSVHNRPSFMDVLQYSSRKNLLNSLSKGKLSLHPHVNNDIRDGGRIWILWNPSIFTVNVIKKEVQVIHLHVFHLQFGYAWACSMVYGCKKYSDRRDLWISLIQMKSSCMDPLLVMGDFKNFLYFDERIGSAVTSAEIREFQDCVDLCGLYDLIVTGAYYTWNNKQEGECRVSSRIDRVMANSLWILNGPSSIANFLPEGLYDHSPCILSL; the protein is encoded by the exons ATGGTTGAGGTGAGAGTTGGCCATTCACTTCCTAATTATGTTGAATTTGTTGATGAAATGGGGCATCTGGTTAAGCAACAAGTGTTTTATAAATGGAAACTTGTCATCTGTGCTACTTGTACATGGATTGGTCATGAAACAGGTGTTTACAAAAAGCAGAAGCCTAAGAAAGTACAGAAGCCTGTGCAGAAAGTTTGGGTCCCAAAGGTTCATGTTCATGTGACCAAACCTCAAGTACAGGTGAGTCAGAAGGAAAACCCAGAGGTGTTGCCAACTCTGGATCCTTCAGCTGTAGTGACACCCATGCCTTACCAGGGTTCTGTACTAAACTCAGTTACTCCTGCAAGAATTTTGGTTAATGTTGTTAGAAGAGAGAATGGAAGTGTTCATAATAGACCCTCATTTATGGATGTACTTCAATACTCCAGTAGAAAGAATCTTCTGAACAGTCTCAGTAAGGGGAAGCTCTCTCTACATCCTCATG TTAATAATGATATTAGAGATGGGGGGAGGATATGGATTCTTTGGAATCCCTCTATTTTTACTGTCAATGTAATAAAGAAAGAGGTACAAGTCATACATTTACATGTCTTTCACTTACAATTTGGGTATGCTTGGGCCTGCTCTATGGTTTATGGGTGCAAAAAGTACAGTGATAGAAGAGATCTTTGGATCTCCTTAATTCAAATGAAGTCTAGTTGTATGGATCCTTTGCTTGTCATGGGGGACTTCAAAAATTTTCTTTACTTTGATGAGAGAATTGGTTCCGCTGTCACTTCAGCTGAAATTAGAGAGTTTCAGGATTGTGTGGACTTGTGTGGTCTGTATGATTTAATTGTGACTGGTGCATATTACACTTGGAATAACAAACAGGAAGGTGAGTGTAGGGTGTCAAGCAGGATTGATAGGGTTATGGCAAATTCTTTATGGATACTAAATGGTCCTTCTAGTATTGCTAATTTCCTACCTGAGGGCTTGTATGATCATAGTCCTTGCATTCTTAGTTTATAG